A genomic segment from uncultured Desulfuromonas sp. encodes:
- the cls gene encoding cardiolipin synthase, which produces MDGFSLGIVLVNLLSLIVAVHALLNKRDPRAALAWIIVCLTLPVVGVTLYWLMGMNRIRTRARSWQQRGEGIFVAEEDEGCEKSVELRAPFHTQNYQLQRHLADAVTRRPLLAGNRVTPLYNGEQAYPAMLKAIRSATLSINLSSYIFDTQFCGREFVQALIERAQAGVDVRVLVDGLGECYSWPRVHTLFKQTPVKVTRFLPLSLFRRGMHLNLRNHRKLLIVDEEVGFAGGMNISQRHLVQKKRDDARPRQRVADLHFKVEGPVVRQMLEVFQEDWQFAGGHLFNLGPAPQCIHGPDSLCRGISAGPNEDYEKLVWIVVGALNCARKRVSIMTPYFIPDRSMVTAMNSAALRGVNVEIVLPVTNNLPYVHWASRGAFWELLEYGVKIYYQPPPFAHSKLLLMDDHYALIGSANMDPRSQRLNFEFNLEVYDKSFNAEMRHHFDSTVAKATAISLEEMDGRPLWSKMRDNFFRLFTPFL; this is translated from the coding sequence ATGGATGGTTTCTCTCTCGGTATTGTTCTGGTTAATCTGCTGTCGCTGATCGTTGCGGTTCATGCTCTGCTCAACAAACGAGATCCCAGGGCGGCGCTGGCCTGGATCATCGTCTGCCTGACGTTGCCGGTTGTCGGTGTGACGCTCTATTGGCTGATGGGCATGAACCGTATCCGGACGCGGGCGCGTTCCTGGCAACAGCGAGGAGAGGGGATTTTCGTTGCCGAAGAGGATGAAGGCTGCGAAAAGAGTGTTGAACTGCGGGCACCGTTTCACACTCAAAACTATCAATTACAGCGTCACCTGGCTGATGCGGTCACGCGGCGGCCTCTATTGGCCGGCAACCGCGTCACGCCGTTGTATAATGGCGAACAGGCGTATCCGGCGATGCTCAAAGCCATCCGCTCTGCGACGCTTAGCATCAATTTATCCAGCTACATTTTTGATACTCAGTTCTGTGGTCGTGAGTTCGTACAGGCATTGATCGAACGTGCTCAGGCCGGTGTTGATGTGCGGGTGCTGGTGGATGGCCTCGGCGAATGTTATTCCTGGCCACGGGTGCATACCCTGTTCAAACAGACGCCGGTGAAAGTCACTCGTTTCCTGCCGCTGTCTTTGTTCCGTCGTGGCATGCACCTCAATCTGCGTAATCATCGTAAGCTGCTGATTGTCGATGAAGAAGTCGGCTTTGCCGGTGGCATGAATATCAGTCAGCGACATCTGGTGCAGAAAAAGCGTGATGATGCAAGACCGCGGCAACGTGTGGCCGATCTGCATTTCAAAGTGGAAGGACCCGTGGTGCGGCAGATGCTGGAGGTCTTTCAGGAAGACTGGCAGTTTGCCGGTGGGCACCTTTTTAATCTTGGTCCGGCACCTCAGTGTATCCATGGGCCGGACAGCCTGTGTCGTGGCATTAGTGCCGGGCCCAATGAAGATTATGAAAAATTGGTATGGATTGTCGTCGGAGCACTGAATTGCGCCCGAAAACGTGTTTCGATCATGACACCCTACTTTATCCCGGACCGTTCCATGGTCACGGCCATGAACAGTGCCGCACTACGAGGTGTTAATGTCGAGATCGTCCTGCCGGTCACAAATAACCTGCCCTATGTTCATTGGGCCAGTCGTGGTGCCTTCTGGGAGCTCCTTGAATACGGCGTTAAAATTTATTACCAGCCACCGCCTTTTGCTCACAGCAAACTCTTGCTGATGGACGACCATTATGCCCTGATCGGCTCAGCGAATATGGACCCACGCAGCCAACGGTTAAATTTTGAGTTTAATCTCGAAGTGTATGACAAAAGTTTTAATGCCGAAATGCGTCACCATTTCGACAGCACGGTGGCCAAAGCGACCGCCATCAGTCTTGAAGAGATGGATGGACGGCCGTTGTGGAGCAAAATGCGTGATAATTTCTTTCGGCTGTTTACCCCCTTCCTTTAA